A window from Mytilus galloprovincialis chromosome 8, xbMytGall1.hap1.1, whole genome shotgun sequence encodes these proteins:
- the LOC143085480 gene encoding pirin-like: MSARSVRKSVVSVEQDEGVGARVRRSIGRREIPNLDPFLMLDEFKGDGKGGFPDHPHRGFETWMTAGRGIVHSEIPKKGITEQHGLQLWVNLAHKDKMIPPTYQDLKDKDIPRTKQNGVLVKVIAGESLGIKSSVFTRTPTMYLDFKLDKGAVLNQPIPTEWNAFIYTLSGKVCIGKEDSAVEYEPHHTVVLEQNGDHVRVENKNSEVVHFLLIAGQPLMEPIKKHGPFVMTTDEEIEQAIADYRNGRNGFEKALTWQSNYMKKQKKKM; encoded by the exons ATGTCAGCCCGTAGTGTCAGGAAATCTGTAGTCAGTGTGGAGCAGGATGAAGGAGTTGGTGCTAGAGTTAGGAGGAGTATTGGAAGAAGGGAG atacCAAACTTAGATCCATTCTTGATGTTAGATGAGTTCAAAGGTGATGGGAAAGGAGGGTTCCCTGATCATCCACACAGAGGATTTGAAACT tgGATGACAGCAGGTAGAGGAATTGTCCACAGTGAAATACCAAAGAAAGGTATAACAGAACAACATGGTCTACAGTTGTGGGTTAATCTAGCTCATAAAGATAAAATGATACCTCCTACATACCAAGACTTGAAAGACAAAGATATCCCAAGGACAAAACAAAATGGTGTTCTTGTCAAGGTCATAGCTGGTGAATCATTAGGAATTAAG TCAAGCGTATTTACCAGAACTCCTACAATGTATTTAGACTTCAAGTTGGATAAAGGAGCTGTGTTAAACCAACCAATCCCTACAGAATGGAATGCTTTTATTTATACATTGTCAGGAAAAGTTTGTATAG GTAAGGAAGACAGTGCTGTAGAGTATGAACCTCATCATACAGTGGTGTTAGAACAGAATGGTGATCATGTTAGAGtggaaaataag AATTCAGAAGTTGTTCATTTTCTGTTGATTGCAGGACAGCCTTTAATGGAACCAATTAAAAAACATG GACCATTTGTAATGACAACTGATGAGGAGATAGAACAAGCTATAGCAGACTATAGAAATGGAAGAAATGGATTTGAAAAAGCGCTGACTTGGCAatcaaattatatgaaaaaacagaaaaagaaaatgtaA